A window of the Bombina bombina isolate aBomBom1 chromosome 3, aBomBom1.pri, whole genome shotgun sequence genome harbors these coding sequences:
- the LOC128651645 gene encoding bombinin-like peptides 1, with product MNFKYIVAVSILIASAYARSEENDIQSLSQRDVLEEESLREIRGIGASILSAAKVGLKGLAKGLAEHFANGKRTAEEREVMKRLEAAMRDLDSFEHPEEASEKETRGFNQEEKEKRIIGPVLGLVGSALGGLLKKIG from the exons ATGAATTTTAAGTACATAGTTGCAGTGTCCATTTTAATAGCATCTGCATATGCACgaag tgaagaGAACGACATACAGTCTCTGAGTCAGAGGGATGTTTTAGAAGAAGAATCACTGAGGGAAATCAGAGGTATAGGAGCATCCATCCTAAGTGCTGCTAAAGTAGGTTTAAAAGGCTTGGCTAAAGGATTGGCTGAGCATTTTGCAAATGGGAAGAGAACAGCTGAAGAACGTGAAGTGATGAAAAGACTGGAAGCCGCAATGCGTGATCTAGATTCCTTCGAACATCCAGAGGAAGCTTCTGAAAAGGAAACCAGAGGCTTCAATCAAGAGGAAAAAGAGAAACGCATTATAGGGCCAGTATTAGGTTTGGTTGGTAGTGCACTtggaggtttacttaaaaagattggaTAA